The Syngnathus scovelli strain Florida chromosome 18, RoL_Ssco_1.2, whole genome shotgun sequence genome contains a region encoding:
- the znf438 gene encoding zinc finger protein 438 isoform X1: MIPKKDGSCRMKVYCCKIASCLLSSYATQSYLIRLICLSRSWFPLNPAIQMKSLQFRNIAPKAPVIVPSPSPTVLACQPPPALPEANSGSTSKSIVVPTQNYALMQIAGQDGTFSLVALPPPVSPQTTHQQQPQQTQSIQKNLKLPIPRYKPVRRAGTTDKVRSTPLRGKATSGVAAPKKLVSNTSLLIKEKKEESMVTQTQNPKVEPSEQVIFIDPACSDISVPALLPDNAVLYPGSQLEQTPDKAEQSGIAGLVQNPCQSSTLPTALKSSQGNSLEQSGPVRMCQSKPASAPCPNSIAVISPAIFSKTVQIIPSPPKGKLSIPPYSKMKTTLIPPAKINLSPEKDCLNQSGPMSPKDPSIHEIVQAWGSSQLPNSSDQPQNKNPLNPVVGNLQKLPGKKRGRKRKTMEDILAYEARKKRSLSFFRRKSPEKPSIVVSNSKQKEVDISKKYRSIQPKPMLVMEALPQLLSLPPSTSDGQEPVFVPSHQLPTPTTTKDPDCPPQHPPVALHLSGSSHSRILVASRSFHRCPICSRCFQFKHHLQSHMNSHTNSRPYVCPVCRKAYAHSGSLSTHMKLHHSEARSRQSLSCEFCKKAFGYVGVYFSHLREVHKVLLTVEPSIKRNEEDVAVERDNSEPSVDQGREESVELQIKCGRCHVVTPSFADMKMHLIYVHEEEVLIQLQGGQPLSGGLNPEEQLIKRAAHYWRQLNKKRNLVKCGNCDEEFFSFAKLKRHIRFHHCRSEREDKSVRTSAPGGCLGVLATGSAFNCVLCSKVLDTKEGVLEHWRGHHHCEQPSLLWAALSSYSGLEDKEADRGLDTPVPSPH; this comes from the exons ATGATCCCCAAAAAAGATGGTAGTTGTAGAATGAAGGTGTATTGCTGCAAGATTGCGTCCTGCCTCCTTTCATCATATGCTACCCAATCATATCTAATACGACTAATTTGTCTGTCTCGCAGCTGGTTTCCACTGAATCCAGCCATTCAAATGAAGAGCCTTCAGTTCCGCAACATCGCCCCCAAGGCCCCAGTTATTGTGCCTTCCCCGTCCCCTACAGTCCTAGCCTGTCAACCTCCCCCTGCCCTCCCTGAAGCTAATAGTGGCTCCACCTCTAAATCCATCGTTGTGCCTACTCAAAACTATGCCCTGATGCAAATAGCTGGTCAGGATGGCACATTCTCTCTGGTGGCACTGCCCCCTCCTGTCTCTCCCCAGACAACGCACCAACAACAACCTCAACAAACCCAGTCCATCCAAAAGAATCTCAAGCTGCCCATACCCAGGTACAAACCTGTGAGGAGAGCAGGAACCACAGATAAGGTTAGATCAACACCTCTAAGGGGGAAAGCTACCTCCGGGGTTGCAGCGCCAAAAAAACTAGTGAGCAACACGTCTTTGTTGATTAAGGAGAAAAAAGAGGAGAGTATGGTCACTCAAACTCAAAACCCAAAGGTGGAACCGTCCGAGCAGGTCATTTTTATTGACCCGGCCTGTTCTGATATCTCTGTCCCTGCCCTTTTACCAGATAATGCTGTCCTGTACCCGGGGTCCCAATTAGAACAAACCCCAGACAAAGCTGAGCAATCTGGGATTGCAGGCCTTGTTCAAAATCCATGCCAATCTTCTACTCTCCCGACTGCTCTCAAATCATCGCAGGGCAATTCCCTGGAGCAAAGCGGTCCAGTGAGGATGTGCCAATCAAAGCCTGCGTCAGCGCCGTGTCCAAACAGCATCGCTGTTATCTCTCCGGCCATCTTCAGTAAAACAGTGCAGATTATCCCTTCCCCTCCTAAGGGTAAACTGTCCATCCCTCCCTACTCTAAAATGAAGACCACACTCATTCCACCTGCTAAGATCAACTTGTCCCCTGAGAAGGATTGCTTAAACCAATCGGGTCCCATGAGCCCCAAAGATCCTTCAATCCACGAAATAGTTCAAGCTTGGGGTAGCAGCCAATTGCCAAACTCATCTGATCAGCCTCAGAATAAGAACCCACTCAACCCGGTCGTGGGTAACCTTCAGAAACTACCGGGAAAGAAAAGAGGACGTAAGAGAAAGACAATGGAAGACATCTTAGCATATGAAGCCCGAAAGAAGAGGTCATTGTCCTTCTTTCGTAGAAAGTCCCCTGAAAAACCCTCAATAGTCGTGTCAAATTCCAAGCAAAAAGAAGTTGATATTTCCAAGAAGTACCGTAGCATTCAGCCAAAGCCAATGTTGGTGATGGAGGCCCTCCCCCAGCTACTTAGCTTGCCTCCCAGTACTTCAGATGGTCAAGAACCGGTGTTTGTACCAAGTCACCAGCTCCCCACACCAACCACAACAAAGGATCCAGATTGTCCTCCCCAACACCCCCCGGTTGCTCTCCATCTGAGCGGTTCGTCCCATTCCAGAATTCTGGTCGCCAGCCGCTCCTTCCACCGTTGCCCCATCTGCAGTCGCTGCTTCCAGTTTAAGCATCACCTCCAGAGCCACATGAACAGTCACACCAACAGTCGACCGTATGTCTGCCCGGTGTGCCGTAAAGCCTACGCGCATTCGGGCAGCCTGAGCACCCATATGAAGCTTCACCATTCTGAGGCTCGATCTCGTCAATCTCTGAGCTGCGAGTTCTGCAAAAAGGCTTTTGGATATGTGGGCGTGTACTTCAGTCATCTACGAGAGGTTCACAAGGTCTTGCTTACGGTGGAGCCGTCCATTAAACGTAACGAGGAGGACGTAGCTGTTGAGAG GGACAATTCAGAACCCTCAGTTGATCAGGGCCGTGAAGAATCTGTGGAGCTGCAGATTAAATGCGGCCGCTGCCATGTAGTCACTCCCAGTTTTGCCGACATGAAGATGCATCTTATATATGTTCATGAGGAGGAGGTCCTGATTCAGCTACAGGGTGGCCAGCCTCTGTCAGGTGGTCTTAACCCTGAAGAACAACTGATTAAACGCGCCGCACACTACTGGCGGCAGCTCAATAAGAAACGCAACCTTGTCAAGTGCGGGAACTGCGATGAGGAATTCTTCTCTTTTGCTAAACTCAAGAGGCACATTAGGTTCCACCACTGTAGAAGTGAACGGGAGGACAAGAGTGTCCGGACGTCAGCTCCCGGCGGATGCCTTGGGGTACTTGCAACAGGTTCCGCCTTCAACTGCGTACTTTGCAGCAAGGTGTTGGATACTAAAGAAGGAGTTCTGGAACACTGGCGGGGTCACCACCACTGTGAGCAACCCAGCTTACTGTGGGCTGCCTTGAGCTCCTACTCAGGCTTGGAAGACAAAGAGGCCGATAGAGGTCTGGACACTCCGGTTCCAAGTCCGCATTAA
- the znf438 gene encoding zinc finger protein 438 isoform X2: MKSLQFRNIAPKAPVIVPSPSPTVLACQPPPALPEANSGSTSKSIVVPTQNYALMQIAGQDGTFSLVALPPPVSPQTTHQQQPQQTQSIQKNLKLPIPRYKPVRRAGTTDKVRSTPLRGKATSGVAAPKKLVSNTSLLIKEKKEESMVTQTQNPKVEPSEQVIFIDPACSDISVPALLPDNAVLYPGSQLEQTPDKAEQSGIAGLVQNPCQSSTLPTALKSSQGNSLEQSGPVRMCQSKPASAPCPNSIAVISPAIFSKTVQIIPSPPKGKLSIPPYSKMKTTLIPPAKINLSPEKDCLNQSGPMSPKDPSIHEIVQAWGSSQLPNSSDQPQNKNPLNPVVGNLQKLPGKKRGRKRKTMEDILAYEARKKRSLSFFRRKSPEKPSIVVSNSKQKEVDISKKYRSIQPKPMLVMEALPQLLSLPPSTSDGQEPVFVPSHQLPTPTTTKDPDCPPQHPPVALHLSGSSHSRILVASRSFHRCPICSRCFQFKHHLQSHMNSHTNSRPYVCPVCRKAYAHSGSLSTHMKLHHSEARSRQSLSCEFCKKAFGYVGVYFSHLREVHKVLLTVEPSIKRNEEDVAVERDNSEPSVDQGREESVELQIKCGRCHVVTPSFADMKMHLIYVHEEEVLIQLQGGQPLSGGLNPEEQLIKRAAHYWRQLNKKRNLVKCGNCDEEFFSFAKLKRHIRFHHCRSEREDKSVRTSAPGGCLGVLATGSAFNCVLCSKVLDTKEGVLEHWRGHHHCEQPSLLWAALSSYSGLEDKEADRGLDTPVPSPH, from the exons ATGAAGAGCCTTCAGTTCCGCAACATCGCCCCCAAGGCCCCAGTTATTGTGCCTTCCCCGTCCCCTACAGTCCTAGCCTGTCAACCTCCCCCTGCCCTCCCTGAAGCTAATAGTGGCTCCACCTCTAAATCCATCGTTGTGCCTACTCAAAACTATGCCCTGATGCAAATAGCTGGTCAGGATGGCACATTCTCTCTGGTGGCACTGCCCCCTCCTGTCTCTCCCCAGACAACGCACCAACAACAACCTCAACAAACCCAGTCCATCCAAAAGAATCTCAAGCTGCCCATACCCAGGTACAAACCTGTGAGGAGAGCAGGAACCACAGATAAGGTTAGATCAACACCTCTAAGGGGGAAAGCTACCTCCGGGGTTGCAGCGCCAAAAAAACTAGTGAGCAACACGTCTTTGTTGATTAAGGAGAAAAAAGAGGAGAGTATGGTCACTCAAACTCAAAACCCAAAGGTGGAACCGTCCGAGCAGGTCATTTTTATTGACCCGGCCTGTTCTGATATCTCTGTCCCTGCCCTTTTACCAGATAATGCTGTCCTGTACCCGGGGTCCCAATTAGAACAAACCCCAGACAAAGCTGAGCAATCTGGGATTGCAGGCCTTGTTCAAAATCCATGCCAATCTTCTACTCTCCCGACTGCTCTCAAATCATCGCAGGGCAATTCCCTGGAGCAAAGCGGTCCAGTGAGGATGTGCCAATCAAAGCCTGCGTCAGCGCCGTGTCCAAACAGCATCGCTGTTATCTCTCCGGCCATCTTCAGTAAAACAGTGCAGATTATCCCTTCCCCTCCTAAGGGTAAACTGTCCATCCCTCCCTACTCTAAAATGAAGACCACACTCATTCCACCTGCTAAGATCAACTTGTCCCCTGAGAAGGATTGCTTAAACCAATCGGGTCCCATGAGCCCCAAAGATCCTTCAATCCACGAAATAGTTCAAGCTTGGGGTAGCAGCCAATTGCCAAACTCATCTGATCAGCCTCAGAATAAGAACCCACTCAACCCGGTCGTGGGTAACCTTCAGAAACTACCGGGAAAGAAAAGAGGACGTAAGAGAAAGACAATGGAAGACATCTTAGCATATGAAGCCCGAAAGAAGAGGTCATTGTCCTTCTTTCGTAGAAAGTCCCCTGAAAAACCCTCAATAGTCGTGTCAAATTCCAAGCAAAAAGAAGTTGATATTTCCAAGAAGTACCGTAGCATTCAGCCAAAGCCAATGTTGGTGATGGAGGCCCTCCCCCAGCTACTTAGCTTGCCTCCCAGTACTTCAGATGGTCAAGAACCGGTGTTTGTACCAAGTCACCAGCTCCCCACACCAACCACAACAAAGGATCCAGATTGTCCTCCCCAACACCCCCCGGTTGCTCTCCATCTGAGCGGTTCGTCCCATTCCAGAATTCTGGTCGCCAGCCGCTCCTTCCACCGTTGCCCCATCTGCAGTCGCTGCTTCCAGTTTAAGCATCACCTCCAGAGCCACATGAACAGTCACACCAACAGTCGACCGTATGTCTGCCCGGTGTGCCGTAAAGCCTACGCGCATTCGGGCAGCCTGAGCACCCATATGAAGCTTCACCATTCTGAGGCTCGATCTCGTCAATCTCTGAGCTGCGAGTTCTGCAAAAAGGCTTTTGGATATGTGGGCGTGTACTTCAGTCATCTACGAGAGGTTCACAAGGTCTTGCTTACGGTGGAGCCGTCCATTAAACGTAACGAGGAGGACGTAGCTGTTGAGAG GGACAATTCAGAACCCTCAGTTGATCAGGGCCGTGAAGAATCTGTGGAGCTGCAGATTAAATGCGGCCGCTGCCATGTAGTCACTCCCAGTTTTGCCGACATGAAGATGCATCTTATATATGTTCATGAGGAGGAGGTCCTGATTCAGCTACAGGGTGGCCAGCCTCTGTCAGGTGGTCTTAACCCTGAAGAACAACTGATTAAACGCGCCGCACACTACTGGCGGCAGCTCAATAAGAAACGCAACCTTGTCAAGTGCGGGAACTGCGATGAGGAATTCTTCTCTTTTGCTAAACTCAAGAGGCACATTAGGTTCCACCACTGTAGAAGTGAACGGGAGGACAAGAGTGTCCGGACGTCAGCTCCCGGCGGATGCCTTGGGGTACTTGCAACAGGTTCCGCCTTCAACTGCGTACTTTGCAGCAAGGTGTTGGATACTAAAGAAGGAGTTCTGGAACACTGGCGGGGTCACCACCACTGTGAGCAACCCAGCTTACTGTGGGCTGCCTTGAGCTCCTACTCAGGCTTGGAAGACAAAGAGGCCGATAGAGGTCTGGACACTCCGGTTCCAAGTCCGCATTAA